GCTCATCTTGGGGGCGAGCTGGAGCGAGACCACGGCGTTGATGCCGAGGCCGGCGGCGATGGCGATCGGGACGTTTCCTACGACGCCCATCAGGACGGTGCTCAGCCCGGCCATCAGCGCGGTGGCGGTGACGAGCTGACCGTTGTCCAGATGGTGACCGAACTTGTCGACTCCAGAGCCGAGGATGATCGGGTTCAGCACGATGATGTAGGCCATCGCGAAGAACGTCGCCAGGCCGCCGCGGAGTTCGCGGCTTACCGTCGACCCCCGCTCGGAGATCTTGAAGAAGCGGTCCAAGCCGTTCTTGGGGGGCTTGGGGGCCGGGTTCTCAAGGGTGTCGACCGGCGTGGTGGCCGAGGGGGACATACGGGGACCTCAGTCGGACGGGCCTGGGCAGGCGCGGGGGCCCGAGGGCCCGGAACACGTACAGAACAGGGATACAGAACATGAATATCCGGATCACCTTGGATGAATCGACGATCCAATCCGGTCAGATCCAGAAAGGTTCAGTATGAATAAACAATGCAGTGATCGCTATCTCCGCGCGTAGACCCCTGTGAGGCAGGGGTTCGCCGCCGCGCCCGGTGCGCGGGCCTCCCCCGTTCGGCTGTCGCCCGGCCGCCCCCGGACCCCGGCCCTCGATCCGGCCCTCGCGCCGCGGGCTCCACCGTCCGGCGCCGAAGTCGCCCCCCGTAAGCTGAGCACCATGTGGAAGAAGTCCGAACTGCGCGATGCCCCGGCGCCCCTGGAGGGCCCCGTCGTCGGGACGATCACCGGCGGCACGATCATCTGGTTCGTGCTCTTCCTCGGCCAGCTCCCCTTCTACGGCTGGTACGCCGACAACGGCCACGCCTGGTGGGTATGGACCTGCCTGGCCGGCGGCGGCCTGGGGCTGCTCGGCATCTGGTACGTCCGCAAGCGCGACGCCGCGATCAAGCGCGCCGCGGCGGCGACCACCGACCCCTCCTGACCCGACAGCCGGCAGCCGACATCGGGCACCCCAGGCCCGGCAGCCGACATCGGGCACACCGGGCCCGGCATCCGGCATCCGGCGGTGGCCTCGCCTGCCCCGGTGCCCTACGGCGACCACTCCTGACGCGAGAGCCCGCGCCGCTCACTCCCGGCAGCCGCTCGCCCCGAGAGCCCACGGTGGCCCCGGCGGCCCCGGCGACCCCTGCGGCCGGCCCTGAGGACGACCGGCCCCGCCCGTCCCCGGCTCCCTCCGGCCCGACTGCCCCGCCCCGACTGCCCCGCCCCTCCCAGCAGGTGCCCGGCGCCGTCCGCCCGTAACGTCGAGGGCATGACGGAGCGGGCGAGGGCCGGGGCCGGCGGGGGCCCCGGGCCGGGCGGCGGCGAGCCGGCCCGGCGGGCCGGGCGGGAGCCGGTCAATCCGGGCCTGACCGGCGCCGAGGTCGCGGAGCGGGTCGCCCGGGGCGAGGTCAACGACGTGCCGGTCCGCTCGTCCCGCTCCACGGTCGACATCGTCCGCGCCAACGTCTTCACCCGCTTCAACGCGATCATCGGTGTGCTCTTCGCGATCATCTTGGTCATCGGCCCGATCCAGGACGGCCTGTTCGGCTTCGTGATCGTCGCCAACACCGGTATCGGCATCGTCCAGGAGCTGCGCGCCAAGAAGACCCTGGACAAGCTCGCGGTCATCGGCGAGGCGAAGCCGGCCGTCCGGCG
The sequence above is a segment of the Streptomyces lydicus genome. Coding sequences within it:
- a CDS encoding DUF2530 domain-containing protein; the encoded protein is MWKKSELRDAPAPLEGPVVGTITGGTIIWFVLFLGQLPFYGWYADNGHAWWVWTCLAGGGLGLLGIWYVRKRDAAIKRAAAATTDPS